In Exiguobacterium sp. 9-2, the genomic window TATGAAAACGACGAGTCGAGGAACATTTGATTGGATGCAAGAAACGGATTATTTTCGATTAATGAAACAAAAAAACAGTTGGTTGATTGACGGAGCTCACCCGATCGAACCGTACAATGTGCATACGATGATTCTCGATGAGAAACAAGTCGTCAGTTTTCGTTATCGGATTGATCGTGTCGAGACGGATGAGCCGCTTGGGTTCCTCTCAGTCGATATTCCGGTTCGGGTATTTGAACAGCAATTAAAATTGTTCGAGAATGATCCAGATGAGTCGCTGTGGCTGATGACCGATCAACGTGTTCTGGCACAGACTGGAGCAAAGATGGACCTACCTACCGACCAATTCACTGGACAGAGTGGAAGTCTACGTGTCGGAAAATCGTTCATCGTCTACTCGAAAACGATGACGAACGGAATCCCGTTGACACTGATCAAACGGATTCCTTATGCATCTGTCATCCAAGGGGCAAACGAGACGGCATTGATTCTCGTACTGATTGGTCTCGCTTCTCTTATCGTCATGATTATTGCCGCGAGTCTGGTTGCCATGCAAATCACGAAACCGATTAAACAGTTGACGGCAAACGTCTGGCGAGTCGAACAGGGTGATTTATCGGCACCGTTCGTTGCCACGACGAATGACGAGATTGGATTACTCAATCGTCAGTTCCAACGCATGATTCAACGGATCGATCGTTTGATTAAACGGGAATATCGATTGGCGCTCGAAAATCGGACGAATGAGCTTCGAGCCTTACAATCTCAACTCAATCCTCACTTTTTATTCAACGCCTTGCAATCGATCGGAACGACGACGTTACAAGGGGACCGGAAGATCGCGTACCGCTCCATCACCGGATTATCGCAAATGATGCGTTACTCGATGAACAATGAACAAACGATCGTAACGTTAAAACAAGAAGTCGATCATCTTCAAGCATACATCCGTCTGCAACAGCAACGTTTTCCTGAGCGATTCCGTTATATCGTCGACGTCCCTTGGCACCTCAATGACATTGAAGTACCAAAGATGATCTTACAACCGTTTGCTGAAAACTATTTCAAACACGGCTTCCGTCAACAATTAGCGGCGACAGAAAACTATCTTGCCTACAAAGTACGGACGGATGGTGGACGTCTCATCATTCAAATCGAGAATAGCGGTGCCGTCCTTGAAACAGGACGACTTGAAGAAATTGATCGAAAAATGCGTATGCATCGTAGTCCAGAGGATCTCGAGACGAGCGGGATCGGTCTCCACAATATCTACGAACGTCTCTTGATATTTTACGGGGAGGAAGCAAGTATGACCCTCTCTTCTCCAGTGACGGAGGGAGGATTCAAAATCGTGATTCGGATTCCATATGAAAAGGGGGATTTGGCATGAACGTATTGATCGTAGATGATGAACGACATGTACGAGAAGCGGTCAAACTGCTCGGAGAATGGGACAGATGGCGTGTTTCAAACCTATACGAGGCGGAACATGGGGAAGAGGCAAAACGTTTACTGGATACCGGAACGATCGATTTAATGCTGACCGACGTCGAAATGCCTGGACTGGACGGATTAACGTTACTGGAATGGACAAAAAATCATCATCCAAAGGTCGTCACGATCGTGCTGACAGGGTATGATGATTATACGTATATGCGGCGTGCCATTTTGCATCAATCCTTTGATTATTT contains:
- a CDS encoding sensor histidine kinase, whose translation is MKSIRTRLIRLVVLAILIPTALATSISYLYVRHQNIEQAEHSSLNVLTRGNTQVTHYIEDIRRLSTSLYANRSLMNIMRVGADQELDESDGVVSRAMLGLFLSRQDIEQLHFVILNGYSEYSVYNMKTTSRGTFDWMQETDYFRLMKQKNSWLIDGAHPIEPYNVHTMILDEKQVVSFRYRIDRVETDEPLGFLSVDIPVRVFEQQLKLFENDPDESLWLMTDQRVLAQTGAKMDLPTDQFTGQSGSLRVGKSFIVYSKTMTNGIPLTLIKRIPYASVIQGANETALILVLIGLASLIVMIIAASLVAMQITKPIKQLTANVWRVEQGDLSAPFVATTNDEIGLLNRQFQRMIQRIDRLIKREYRLALENRTNELRALQSQLNPHFLFNALQSIGTTTLQGDRKIAYRSITGLSQMMRYSMNNEQTIVTLKQEVDHLQAYIRLQQQRFPERFRYIVDVPWHLNDIEVPKMILQPFAENYFKHGFRQQLAATENYLAYKVRTDGGRLIIQIENSGAVLETGRLEEIDRKMRMHRSPEDLETSGIGLHNIYERLLIFYGEEASMTLSSPVTEGGFKIVIRIPYEKGDLA